One part of the Vicia villosa cultivar HV-30 ecotype Madison, WI linkage group LG6, Vvil1.0, whole genome shotgun sequence genome encodes these proteins:
- the LOC131609805 gene encoding eukaryotic translation initiation factor 5-like has product MALQNIGAGNSDDAFYRYKMPRMITKIEGRGNGIKTNIVNMVDIAKALARPAAYTTKYFGCELGAQSKFDEKTGTSHVNGAHDTPKLAGLLENFIKKYVQCYGCGNPETEILITRNQMIQLKCAACGFVSDVDMRDKLTTFIIKNPPETKKGSKDKKAMRRAEKERLKEGEAADEELKKLKKEIVKKKVAPKEGTAKSSSSRKKGNGSDEDHSSPTRSPTDEKDEAEDEDDVQWQTDTSLEAARQRIQEQLSAVTADMVMLSTNEAEEKAASKVSDKPNNGNSMNYKTLVAEIKADLKKGVKAKDLVAHWATLPVSPQEKMNALYEALFGDIEKGFGKEAPYKKSYLVAAVAEEEGMPLLLLRAIEEFSCKSTSALKEVALVVKALYDVDVLEEEHIMKWYQEGLKGDSKNSQIWKNMKPFIEWLQSAESESEEE; this is encoded by the coding sequence ATGGCCTTACAGAACATTGGTGCTGGCAACAGTGATGATGCCTTCTACAGGTACAAGATGCCTAGAATGATCACTAAAATTGAGGGCAGGGGTAATGGCATCAAGACAAACATTGTCAATATGGTGGATATTGCAAAAGCTTTAGCAAGGCCAGCCGCATACACAACTAAGTATTTTGGTTGTGAACTTGGAGCACAATCAAAATTCGATGAGAAAACTGGGACTTCTCATGTTAACGGGGCACATGATACCCCAAAACTTGCTGGTCTGCTCGAGAACTTCATTAAGAAATATGTTCAATGTTACGGTTGTGGAAATCCTGAAACTGAGATTTTAATTACTAGAAATCAGATGATCCAGCTGAAATGTGCTGCTTGTGGCTTTGTGTCTGACGTGGATATGAGAGACAAGCTGACTACTTTCATCATTAAGAACCCACCAGAAACGAAGAAAGGTTCTAAAGACAAGAAGGCCATGAGGAGAGCTGAAAAGGAAAGACTGAAGGAAGGTGAAGCAGCTGATGAGGAGCTGAAAAAGCTGAAGAAAGAGATTGTCAAGAAGAAAGTAGCTCCTAAGGAAGGCACCGCAAAATCTAGCTCTTcaagaaagaaaggaaatggCTCTGATGAAGATCATTCATCTCCTACTCGAAGCCCAACTGATGAGAAGGACGAGGCTGAAGATGAGGATGATGTGCAGTGGCAAACAGACACATCACTGGAGGCTGCTCGGCAACGAATCCAAGAACAGCTAAGTGCCGTGACAGCTGATATGGTCATGCTCTCAACCAATGAAGCAGAGGAGAAAGCAGCCTCTAAGGTAAGTGACAAACCTAATAATGGCAACTCCATGAACTACAAGACTCTTGTTGCAGAAATCAAAGCTGATTTGAAGAAAGGTGTCAAGGCTAAAGACTTGGTGGCCCACTGGGCAACACTTCCTGTTTCTCCACAAGAAAAGATGAATGCTCTGTATGAAGCCCTATTTGGGGACATTGAGAAAGGGTTTGGAAAAGAAGCACCTTACAAGAAGAGCTACCTTGTTGCTGCTGTTGCCGAGGAAGAGGGTATGCCGTTGTTGCTGCTGCGGGCAATTGAGGAATTTTCTTGCAAGTCCACTTCTGCACTTAAGGAAGTTGCACTGGTTGTGAAGGCTCTTTACGATGTTGATGTGTTGGAGGAAGAGCACATAATGAAGTGGTATCAAGAAGGGCTGAAAGGAGACAGTAAGAACTCTCAGATTTGGAAGAATATGAAGCCTTTCATTGAGTGGCTCCAGAGTGCAGAATCAGAGTCTGAGGAAGAATAG